CTCCAGAATTAAAGACAGGAGGTTTAAATCAAGATGAACACAGTTGACGCTAGAGGTAAGCAATGCCCCCAACCGGTGATGATGACCAAAAAGGTAATCGAAGAAGGAGCCAAGGAGATAAAGGTTATAGTAGATAACCCCATAGCAGGCCAAAACGTATCGAGGATGCTTAAAAGCAAGGGGTTTGACGTAATATTGGAGGCGGAAAACGACCTGGACATAGCCGTGACAGGCATATTAGGCGATAAACCGGCAAAGGAAGATCCACAACCTATCCAGAACACCTACACCTGCCATTCCGATGGAAAGGCCCAAATCGCCGTTCTGATATCCAGAGATATCCTAGGCGGAGCGGACGTAGAGCTAGGGGAGGTCCTGATAAAGGGCTTTCTGGGAACGGTACATCAGCTCGACCAACAGATACTACCACAGACCGTCGCCTTTATGAACGAAGGGGTCAAACTGGCCCTAAAAGACAGCTCTACCTGCGAAAGCCTTATGGAGCTCGATAAAAAGGGCTGTCGAATACTGGTCTGCGGAACCTGCGTAAACCACTTTGGCGTCTCAGATCAGGTTGGGGTCGGAGAGATCTCCAACATGTTCGACATAACCGAAGCCCTACTGAAAGCGGATAAAATCCTTTCCCTTTAGACCTAAAAAAACATCGGAGACCGAGCCTAGGGCTCGGTCTCCGATGTTTTTAGCCTGTAAAACCCCTTAGATTTCTGCCGGAGAAAATCTCCAACATCTCCGACTTTATCTTATCGGTGATGATCTTCCTCTTAGACGGCCTGATATCCTCCGCACTGACGTGAAAGAGGTAGTCGTCGAGCTCGAAATCCCTGAGCATCATCCTGGTGCAAAAGAGGTTCTCCTGGTAGACGTTTACGTCGTACATGTTGTAGCGATATCTGGTGTCCTTGGAGATAAAGTCCTGGATGGAGTTTATCTCGTGGTCTATAAAGTATTTGTTTCCCTCCACGTCTCTGGTAAAGCCCCTGACCCGGTAATCTATACAGGCTATATCGGGGTTAAAACGATGGAGCAGGTAGTTGAGGGCCCTGAGAGGGGATATCCTCCCACAGGTGGAGACATCTATATCCGCCCTGAAGGTGCTTATGCCGTTGTCGGGATGTTGCTCCGGGTAGGTATGGACGGTTATATGGCTCTTATCGAGGTGACCTACCACCGTATCAGGAAGAGGGCCTGGCACCGCCTGACCTCGCTCGGACTCGCTGCCTCTCAGCTCCGGAGGGACAGGCTCTTCGGCAATCAAAATGGTGACACTTGCCCCCTGGGGCTCATAGTCCTGCTTCGCTACGTTGAGCACCGTAGCCCCTATTATATCCGCCACATCGCTTAATATGGACGTAACTCTGTCCGCGGAGTACTCATCGTCTATGTACTTTATGTACTCCCGTCTCTCCACCAGGCTCTGAGCGTAGCAGATGTCGTAAAAGTTAAAGCACAGGCTCTTGGTGAGGTTGTTAAAACCGTAGAGCTTTATTCTGTCTTCCATAGGGCACCTCCCAGATACGAGAAAAAAGTCGACGTCAAAACGCCGCTCTCCAGACCATCGACCACATAGAAGCTAAAAAAGCCTCAGCCCGAGGCCAGTTCGACGGTTCTTTCTAACCCTATCGGGCACGAAAGATGCCTCCATCTTCCTCTCGGTCCACCTGGCTAATCGGATAAAGGGATACCCTAGCAGGAAGTAGATTGCGGCGACTATGATTCCCGTGCCGAAGTAATCGTAATAGGTGGTGGCTATCTGTCCGTAGGCCTTGGTGAGATCCACCAGAGTTATAACCGACACCAAAGAGGAATCCTTCAGCAGGGATATAAAGTCGTTGGTCACAGGGGGGAGGACCATCCTAACAGCCTGAGGGACGACCACGTGCCTCAGGGCCTCTCGTCTGGTCATGCCCAGACCTAAAGCGGCCTCCATCTGGCCCACAGGCACCGACATAAGGCCAGCTCTGTAGATCTCCGCCTCGTAGGCGGCGTAGTTCATACCTAGACCGATAACCCCAGCCATAAAGGGGCTCAGCTTTATGCCTACGTTAGGAAGACCGTAGAATATAAAGAACAGCTGTATCAGGACAGGAGTCCCTCTGACTATCTCCACGTACCACATAGAGAGGGTGGACAGAGGAGGGGGACCGAATACCCTGAGAAGGGCCAGCATCAAACCGAATACGACCGCCAGGACCATAGATATCACCGAGACCTGCATGGTTGTCACCGCAGCCTTCCCCAGTTTAGGCATAAAGGAAAGATACCTTTTGAGCTTATCAGCCCCTGAAAGGGATGTGCTGTGAGATTCCAGCCACTTATCGTACATCACCGGGGCGGTCCTTGATGGCCCGACATCGTGAAACTCTCCAGCAACCATAGGGTTCCAAAGCCCCCATCGCTCTAAAATGGCCCGGAGTTCTCCACCATCTCTCATCTCGGTTACCACCTGATTTACCAGGGCCAGCAGCTCGGGATTGTCCTTCGGGACAGCTATACCGTACTCTATCTTTCCTATAGGCCCTCCGACGAACTTGACCTCCCTCATAGGCCCTCCGTAGTAGAGGGCTATAGGAGCATCAAACAGGGTACCGTCGAGCCTGCCGTTGACCAGATCGGTGTAGGCGTTTATCTCATCGGCATAGGTCCTGATATCCACGTCTCCCAAGGTTTCCAGAACATACTGAGAGTAGGATTGTTTAAGGGTACCTATAATTTTACCTTTACAATCCTCCAAATCGGTGATATCGAAATTGTTCCTTCTGACCGCTATCTGTAGATGGGTAATATAGTAGGGAACGGAGAAATCGACTACATCCTGGTGTTCAGGGGTTATCTCAAGACCGTTTATGGAGACATCGTAAAGTCGCCTCTCCAGGCCCGGTATCAGATTATCCCATCCGTTTTGGACGAACCGAGCGTTTAGCCCCATCCGACCGGCTATAGCCTCTATGATCTCCACCTCGTATCCTATGAGATGGTTCATATCGTCTGGATCCTGAAACATATAAGGTGCCCCGCCTTCCGTATCGCCACCCCACCTAAGTTCACCTGGTTGAGCGGTTAAAGAGGCAAAGGCAGGAAAAGAGCAAGACAAAAAAGCCAAGACCAGCAACAAACGGCGCATCATACCACCCCCGCTAGATGACGGAGAAAATCCTTGGTCCTATCGTTCACCGGATTTGAGAATATCTCATCTCCGTCAGCGACCTCGACTATCTCTCCTTGGTCCATAAAGACCACGTAATCCGAAGCATCTCTGGCGAAATGCATGGCGTGGGTCACCACGACCTGGGTCATACCTTCAGAGTCGAGATCCCTCATAACCTGAAGGACTTCCCCGACAAGCTCTGGATCCAGAGCTGAGGTAGGTTCATCGTATAGCATCACCTTAGGGGCCATCGCAAGGGCTCTGGCGATAGCCGCCCTCTGAGCCTGGCCGCCGGAAAGGGTGACCGGATATCGGTTAGCGTAACCTTTAAGGCCGACCTTCTCCAACAACCTCAGTGCGCTATCCTCCGCCTCGTCTTTAGGGGTCTTCTTCACCACCACAGGAGCAAGCATCACGTTTTCAAGGACCGTCTTATGGGGAAACAGATTGAACCCCTGAAAAACTATGCCTACTTCCTTTCGCATCTCGTGGGCCGCCTCCATAAAGGAGCGGGTTATAGCCTGATCGGACGAAGATCGGGACAGAGTAACCCCAGCAATCTCGATTCTCCCTGAATCGAGGTACTCCAGACCGTTAAGACATCGGAGAAAGGTCGACTTGCCACAGCCCGAGGGGCCTATAATGGAGACTAGGTCGCCTTCTTTGATGGTAATGGATACGCCTCTTAAAACGTGCTCGTCTTCAAACCTTTTGTGGAGACCCTCAACAGTGATGAGGGCCTCGCTGTTCTTTTCCAATTCCTTCTCACTCTCCTTGAGTTCAACGATTTTCCCCTTCCGAGGAACAGGCCGTAGTATGACATAAAAAAGGGGATTCATAAAGGGGTAGGGTGAAAAAGCGGCAAAAAACACGTCTATTCCCCGCCATCACCGCTGGTCGTGGCCTAAAGAGATTTATGAAGCGCCATGACCTCTCCACCAGGGGATACATATCGAACCTCACAGGGTATATAAAATCCTGTGACGTCGTGAACCACGTGTCTGATCGTCCTCACTAAAGACCGGACCTCTTGGGAGGTGGCGTTGCCCAGGTTTACCGTGAAATTAGCGTGTCTATGACTGACCTGGGCATCTCCTATCCTGAGACCCTTAAGACCGCACATCTCTATAACCTTCCCCGGAGGTCCCCATTCCCTATGGATATACGGATCGTTGCTGAAGACCGAACCGCAGTTAGGCTGAGAGAGGGGAAACTTCTCTCTCCTCTCCCTGAGGACCTTGACCATTTCCCCTCTGACCGACTGTCCGTCCGAGGGCACCAAGGACAACTGAGCCTCAAGGACGATCTTGGAGGTATCCTGAAAACAGGAAGTCCTGTAAGAAAACCCACACTCCGAGCCCTCCAGCCGATCCACTTCTCCATCTCTATTCATATAGGTCACCCAATCGACGACCTGACCTATATTCTGCCTCAAACTGCCGCCGTTCATGGCGACCACCCCACCTAAAGTACCTGGGATACCGACCATATGCTCAAGTCCCGATAGCCCTAAAGACGCCGATCTCCGGGCCAGAGAGGGAATCCACGCCCCAGCGTAGCCCTTAACCTTTTCGCCGTCAAAAGAGGTCTGTGAGAAAGACCTTCCGAGCTTTATAACCGCCCCTCTGAT
The uncultured Dethiosulfovibrio sp. genome window above contains:
- the yedF gene encoding sulfurtransferase-like selenium metabolism protein YedF, encoding MNTVDARGKQCPQPVMMTKKVIEEGAKEIKVIVDNPIAGQNVSRMLKSKGFDVILEAENDLDIAVTGILGDKPAKEDPQPIQNTYTCHSDGKAQIAVLISRDILGGADVELGEVLIKGFLGTVHQLDQQILPQTVAFMNEGVKLALKDSSTCESLMELDKKGCRILVCGTCVNHFGVSDQVGVGEISNMFDITEALLKADKILSL
- the speD gene encoding adenosylmethionine decarboxylase, with amino-acid sequence MEDRIKLYGFNNLTKSLCFNFYDICYAQSLVERREYIKYIDDEYSADRVTSILSDVADIIGATVLNVAKQDYEPQGASVTILIAEEPVPPELRGSESERGQAVPGPLPDTVVGHLDKSHITVHTYPEQHPDNGISTFRADIDVSTCGRISPLRALNYLLHRFNPDIACIDYRVRGFTRDVEGNKYFIDHEINSIQDFISKDTRYRYNMYDVNVYQENLFCTRMMLRDFELDDYLFHVSAEDIRPSKRKIITDKIKSEMLEIFSGRNLRGFTG
- a CDS encoding ABC transporter substrate-binding protein/permease is translated as MMRRLLLVLAFLSCSFPAFASLTAQPGELRWGGDTEGGAPYMFQDPDDMNHLIGYEVEIIEAIAGRMGLNARFVQNGWDNLIPGLERRLYDVSINGLEITPEHQDVVDFSVPYYITHLQIAVRRNNFDITDLEDCKGKIIGTLKQSYSQYVLETLGDVDIRTYADEINAYTDLVNGRLDGTLFDAPIALYYGGPMREVKFVGGPIGKIEYGIAVPKDNPELLALVNQVVTEMRDGGELRAILERWGLWNPMVAGEFHDVGPSRTAPVMYDKWLESHSTSLSGADKLKRYLSFMPKLGKAAVTTMQVSVISMVLAVVFGLMLALLRVFGPPPLSTLSMWYVEIVRGTPVLIQLFFIFYGLPNVGIKLSPFMAGVIGLGMNYAAYEAEIYRAGLMSVPVGQMEAALGLGMTRREALRHVVVPQAVRMVLPPVTNDFISLLKDSSLVSVITLVDLTKAYGQIATTYYDYFGTGIIVAAIYFLLGYPFIRLARWTERKMEASFVPDRVRKNRRTGLGLRLF
- a CDS encoding amino acid ABC transporter ATP-binding protein; this encodes MEKNSEALITVEGLHKRFEDEHVLRGVSITIKEGDLVSIIGPSGCGKSTFLRCLNGLEYLDSGRIEIAGVTLSRSSSDQAITRSFMEAAHEMRKEVGIVFQGFNLFPHKTVLENVMLAPVVVKKTPKDEAEDSALRLLEKVGLKGYANRYPVTLSGGQAQRAAIARALAMAPKVMLYDEPTSALDPELVGEVLQVMRDLDSEGMTQVVVTHAMHFARDASDYVVFMDQGEIVEVADGDEIFSNPVNDRTKDFLRHLAGVV
- the murB gene encoding UDP-N-acetylmuramate dehydrogenase gives rise to the protein MKKTLSRLLEAKVPVVEVESLKDHCTWRIGGPADLFIEPRSVEDIKAAVDILNDGEVPWVVIGRGSNLLFDDQGIRGAVIKLGRSFSQTSFDGEKVKGYAGAWIPSLARRSASLGLSGLEHMVGIPGTLGGVVAMNGGSLRQNIGQVVDWVTYMNRDGEVDRLEGSECGFSYRTSCFQDTSKIVLEAQLSLVPSDGQSVRGEMVKVLRERREKFPLSQPNCGSVFSNDPYIHREWGPPGKVIEMCGLKGLRIGDAQVSHRHANFTVNLGNATSQEVRSLVRTIRHVVHDVTGFYIPCEVRYVSPGGEVMALHKSL